The region AAACACCACTTTCGAGTGCACTGGCGTATTTTTCGCCAACTCGATTCACGTAGATGAGCGAGAGTCATTTTATTGACGCGACATCCTCATTAAGCTATTGCTGTGTGACGTTGGTCTTTCATCGACAGCTATTTTCGTCGACTCGATCGCCACCTATCAGCAAGGATCCGGGGACGCCATAGGCGCATGATCATTGCGGTAGCCGACAACGTGATCGCACTCAAGAATCTGCAAAGAAAGGATCGAAACCCCAGGGAACAGGGAAATATCCGAAACACAGCAAACGGCATCCGGGGGATGTACAGGACACGACTGGCATCGATGGCATCGATCGGTCGCGGGCGGGTATGCCGGGACATCGGCCGGGACTGCTTGGCCTGATTGAGGCGAACGCGACGTTAGCTACTCGCACGGGCCCACCGTTGTCGCCCGCCGCGACGGCCGCGTCTCGTCAGGTGCTACGCCGAGCCGCCAGCATGGCCGAGTCGAGCATGCCGGGGCCGTGGCGCCTGCTGGGCGTTAGTGCCGCGCGCGTCGACGTCATCGCGACGACCGCGCCGGCTACGAAAGTGGCGCTGCGGTAGCGCCACGCATCCCGAATGGGAACGCGGGCCGAGGCCGAACGCCCAGGCCGCAAGGATGGAACGCATCGACACTCCGTGGGGACGGCGTCGACGGCGGAGACAAGGAGTCGTCCCCTTCACGATCATGGCGAGAGCATCGGTGAAGTTTTTTGCATTGTTCGGTTCCTTTCCGCTCGCCTCGCGGTTCCTGGCCATCGTCGTCGTACCGTTGCTGGCCGCTTCGGTCTGGACCTGGTCGTCGCTGAAGGCGAGCCTGCCGCAAACAGCGAGCCTGCAGATCAGCCGCGGGCAGCTCAGCCGCGGCGCAAAGGCACCGGCGACGATCCGGCGCGATGCCGACGGCATGGTCCACATCCAGGCGGCGAGCGACGACGACGCGTTCTTCGCGGTCGGCTATGCGCAAGCGCAAGACCGCCTGTGGCAGTTGGAATTGCAGCGGCGCCTGGCACGCGGCCGCGTCAGCGAGATATTCGGCAAGGACAGCGTCGACACCGATGTCTGGTTCCGCACCCTCGGCCTGTACGAATCCACCGCCAGCGCCTGGCCGGCGCTGAGTCCGCAGGCACAACGTTCGCTGACCGCCTACACCGCCGGCATCAACGCCTGGATCGGCGAAGGCCACCCGCTGCCGAGCGAGTTCCGTGTGTTCGGCATCGCGCCGGAGCGCTGGACCGAGCGCGACTCGTTGGCCTGGATCAAGATGTTCGCCTTGGACCTCGGCGGCAATTTCCAGCGCGAGTTGGCGCGCTACGTCGCCCAACGCGGCCTCGACGAAGCGCAGCTGAAACCGTTCTTCCCCGATTACCCCGCCGATGCGCCGACCACGGTGGCGGCGCTGGGCGTGCGCGATGCCGCGCCACTGGCCTCGATCGGCCGTTTGCAATCGCAGTTGCAGCGCGATTACGGCCTGGCGGTGCCGAACACCGGCAGCAACGCCTGGGTGGTCGCCGGTCGCCTGACCTCCGACGGCGCCGCCATGCTCGCCAACGATCCGCATCTGGGCCTGCAGATTCCGTCCTTGTGGTATCCGCTCAGCATCCAGGCGCCGGGGTTGAAGACCTCGGGCATGAGCCTGGTCGGCCTGCCGGTGGTGGTGTTCGGACGCAACGAGCGTCTCGCCTGGGGCGGCACCAATATGATGGCCGACACCCAGGACCTGTTCTTCGAGCGCGTCGACCGCGCCAGCGAGCATTACGAAACCGGCGCCGGTTGGCAGGCGTTCGCGGTGCGCGAGGAGCGCATCGAAGTGCGCGCCGATTTCCCGCGGCAGCTGCGCGAGCAGTACGCGCCGGTCGCATTGAAGGTGCGCTCGACCCGGCACGGGCCGATCATCAGCGATCGCTACGGCGTGTTCGATCAACCGGTGGCGCTGCGCTGGACCGGGCTGGACCCCGGCGACACCAGTTACGAGGCGTTCTTCCGCCTCGGCTATGCCAAGGATTGGGACGGCTTCCGCCAAGCGCTGGCCTTCCACGTCGCCCCGGCGATGAACATGGTCTACGCCGATCGCGAGGGCAACATCGGTTACCTCGGTGCCGGCCGCCTGCCGCTGCGCAAGCAGGGCGAAGGCACCCTGCCCTCGCCGGGCTGGGACGAAGCCTACGGCTGGTCCGGCGAAGTGCCGCCGGCGCAGTGGCCGCAAAGCTATAACCCGTCA is a window of Lysobacter antibioticus DNA encoding:
- a CDS encoding penicillin acylase family protein, with product MKFFALFGSFPLASRFLAIVVVPLLAASVWTWSSLKASLPQTASLQISRGQLSRGAKAPATIRRDADGMVHIQAASDDDAFFAVGYAQAQDRLWQLELQRRLARGRVSEIFGKDSVDTDVWFRTLGLYESTASAWPALSPQAQRSLTAYTAGINAWIGEGHPLPSEFRVFGIAPERWTERDSLAWIKMFALDLGGNFQRELARYVAQRGLDEAQLKPFFPDYPADAPTTVAALGVRDAAPLASIGRLQSQLQRDYGLAVPNTGSNAWVVAGRLTSDGAAMLANDPHLGLQIPSLWYPLSIQAPGLKTSGMSLVGLPVVVFGRNERLAWGGTNMMADTQDLFFERVDRASEHYETGAGWQAFAVREERIEVRADFPRQLREQYAPVALKVRSTRHGPIISDRYGVFDQPVALRWTGLDPGDTSYEAFFRLGYAKDWDGFRQALAFHVAPAMNMVYADREGNIGYLGAGRLPLRKQGEGTLPSPGWDEAYGWSGEVPPAQWPQSYNPSSGYIVTANNKVAGDAYPYFVSHDWASPARARRIEQLLRERIDAGKRLGMADMQRIQADTLDLEAAALIGELRKRLPKGEHAAQAARHLKDWNGDMRADSQAAAIFHAWMRHFRERVYADRLQANWGETQGEDVLDGLVEGVGLDQLTALLRTDAAGWCDRPATAARETCDQALAASQERALWELYKLKGDWSMDSWRWGEVQHTVYRHTPFSQWKPFDKLFERRVGNGGSPNSINVAGATYAGSDGYLQAFGAGFRQVIALRRDAVQHHYMNSTGQSGNVFSPHYDDSVEAFRDVEYRRLEASYDRPAAAHRAGQTTGAAE